A DNA window from Bacteroidota bacterium contains the following coding sequences:
- a CDS encoding phytanoyl-CoA dioxygenase family protein → MFKLPNSVGPFFDVAEFDLATFVRYCAEETERSEYSHAAGVEKKVVIYDGRYLAAKGHDDYEILGELHTCLADGPGVLVIRDAYADTSLIDEVTAVFFEIIEAEKAEQRVAADHFGQNERIWNALQKVCVRAPALFVPYYGNPAIALIARAWLGPGYQMTAQVNNVKPGSEAQAPHRDYHLGFQRAATIAQYPARVQRMSQLLTLQGAIAHTDMPLLAGPTQFMPHSHKYPGGYLAFKEADFVAYFKQHAIQLPLSKGDMVFFSPALYHGAGNNRSDADRLANLLQISSAFGRPMESVNRFAMLEAVYPHLLSHASQMTSLERVNAIAAVADSYAFPTNLDTDPPLGGNAPESAADFVGRALDERWPWVTLREHFLDYDGRRQA, encoded by the coding sequence ATGTTCAAGTTACCCAATTCAGTAGGCCCCTTTTTTGATGTGGCCGAATTTGATCTCGCTACTTTTGTACGCTATTGTGCGGAAGAGACCGAGCGCAGTGAGTATTCGCATGCAGCTGGTGTTGAAAAAAAAGTTGTCATCTATGATGGCAGGTATCTGGCAGCGAAGGGGCATGATGATTACGAGATCCTGGGCGAGTTGCATACCTGTTTGGCTGACGGGCCGGGTGTGCTTGTTATTCGAGATGCCTATGCTGACACCTCGCTGATCGATGAGGTGACCGCTGTATTCTTCGAAATCATAGAAGCTGAAAAGGCTGAACAACGCGTAGCAGCTGACCACTTTGGACAAAACGAACGTATCTGGAATGCGTTGCAAAAGGTGTGCGTTCGGGCGCCGGCGTTGTTTGTGCCATATTACGGAAATCCAGCAATAGCCCTTATTGCACGCGCCTGGCTGGGTCCTGGATATCAAATGACCGCACAGGTCAACAATGTAAAGCCCGGAAGCGAGGCACAAGCGCCACATCGCGATTATCACCTCGGTTTCCAGCGCGCCGCGACCATAGCGCAATACCCGGCGCGCGTGCAACGCATGTCGCAGTTGCTGACTTTACAGGGTGCAATTGCACACACAGATATGCCCTTGCTTGCCGGTCCGACACAGTTCATGCCGCATTCGCACAAATACCCAGGGGGCTATCTTGCATTTAAAGAAGCAGATTTTGTCGCGTATTTCAAGCAGCACGCTATCCAATTGCCGCTCTCTAAAGGGGATATGGTGTTCTTCAGCCCGGCGCTGTACCACGGCGCCGGCAACAATCGTTCGGATGCTGATCGGTTGGCGAACCTGCTCCAAATCTCGTCTGCTTTTGGCCGACCAATGGAAAGCGTGAACCGCTTTGCAATGCTCGAAGCAGTTTACCCCCATTTGTTGTCGCATGCTTCACAGATGACCAGCCTTGAGCGCGTGAATGCCATCGCAGCTGTGGCAGATAGTTATGCCTTTCCAACCAACCTGGATACCGATCCGCCTTTGGGGGGCAATGCGCCAGAGTCGGCTGCAGACTTTGTTGGCCGCGCACTGGATGAACGATGGCCATGGGTAACGCTTCGCGAGCATTTTTTGGATTATGACGGGCGACGGCAGGCCTGA